From Candidatus Cloacimonadota bacterium:
CTATATGCCCCTGCATCGAGTGACTATGTCCCGTTGGAAAAAAGGGGAAGGAATCTCCCGTGAAATGAAGCTTTTTCCGTATGAAGACATCGCAATTATTCAAACCTCCTTTCCAACTATTTTCTTTCTGATTGGATTAAGCTATACTCAGGCAAAGATCAAGCTGTGATTCTCTTACCGCAACATGAGAATCTCCCGATAAAACACGTTTAATCATAGGTTCAAGCATTGGGGGGATGAATAGTAATATTGGACAGTATCTTACAATATGTCTTCTATGCTATACGGGAGGAAGGGTACATTATTATCGATGTTATGTCTAAATTCTTCTAAATAGGCGGGAGCTGCAGCTTTTATCTCATCGTGAAAGATACCAAACATCACGATGCTTCTGTACATCAGAAAAAGCTCCAGAGCTTTTAAATCTGCCGTAGGAAGTGGAAAATTAGCTAGGTAAGAGTGTAGAAATGGGAGCACAAACAGCTCTCGCATATCCGGTAAAGCAGATTGATAATTGGAATGAAACTCTATGCGAGAGTATTCGCTATATATGGCATTGGCAATATCTTGCACAAAGTAATGGCGGCAACTTCGGTCAAAATCTATTAGGTGCAGAGCAGAACCACAGAAAAGTAAATTCTTGGGGTGCATATCGTTGTGGATAAAACCATAATTCGCCTTTGATCTTTCGTAGTGTTCTAGTTTGCTTTTAAGATCTTCAAAGCAAACTTTGATGCTGGGATATGGTAAGCAATCGTAGATTTTCTGCCATTCATCAAGCCAATTAAGCTCACCTACTACATTATAGTTTTGTGCTGCTACATGG
This genomic window contains:
- a CDS encoding phosphotransferase, which gives rise to MQRIDPQIVSKAAKLFNLNEPAKFYKRSHNHSSAEVFRTNTIALKIGVQNSANLLFQLEERIGFARYLHKHSIFSQEFLPSVNKKYIETITSTDADYFAYAWSWIPGNNIENLHPKELKAFYTEWARLIANCHVAAQNYNVVGELNWLDEWQKIYDCLPYPSIKVCFEDLKSKLEHYERSKANYGFIHNDMHPKNLLFCGSALHLIDFDRSCRHYFVQDIANAIYSEYSRIEFHSNYQSALPDMRELFVLPFLHSYLANFPLPTADLKALELFLMYRSIVMFGIFHDEIKAAAPAYLEEFRHNIDNNVPFLPYSIEDIL